The nucleotide sequence ATGTAGAAATCAGTTTTGATAACGGAAAAACCTTTACTCCGGTTAAGTCGGCTGCTAATTGGAAGTATAGACTTGAGACAGATGATATGGCTCAAGGAAATCACTTTTTATTGTTAAGAGCCGTTATGGAGAATAAAGAAACAGCGGTTTGCAGGACAATAATAAATATAGATAAGACGGCTCCAAAAGTAACATTGATATCGCCCGGAGAAGGAGGCCGATACAACGGAGCGATAGAGTTTAGCGGCTTATCTTCTGATGATATAGAGCTGTCTAGTGTAGAAGCTCTTTTAAGGAAGGGAGATAAGAACAGTTATGGAGTACCTACATTTATTCAAGGCTTACATGTAGAAGTCGCTTTTTGGGGCGCAACGTTGTGGAACATAGGTATAGGATTGAGCTTTTTTGATGATAACGTAAAACTACAGTTGCATTACGGGCAGCTTACACAAAATCAATTTGATACTTTTTACAAAACTAAAAATATATCGCAACGCCGTTACGGCGGACACGTAGGTTCATTAAAGCTTTTGGCGAACGTTTTTGAACTGCCGTTCGGCTATTATTTTGGCCCCGATTGGCAGTGGCTGTATTTGAATGTTGCTCTCGGGGCTCAGTTTTCACTGTTCAGCGAAACTCAAAGCGGAAAACCGCAAGTGCTTTCTGCAGGCTTGTTTCAGTTAGAATTCCCGCGTGTAAAACTGTATAAGCGAAAATACTTCAGTTCGTTTTCTTTCTTTACCGAAGGACAGCTGTGGTTTATTCCGACGGACATAAATTCAGCGTCGATAAGATCAATTATGCCGCACCTGTCCTTTGGTGCCCGTATGAATATATTCTGATGTTTTAATCGGCGTTTTCCATATATGTGCGTATTTCTTCCGCGAGGGCGGCTATTTGTGCCTGTGTTGCAAATGCCGCCTGTCCCAATTCCTGTATAGGTCCGTCCGTACACGATGCTGCCCAAAACCGCACGTCATCAGCCTGTACATCATGGGCTTCCGCGCGGCTCGACGCAGGTGCAAGCTTTGTATTCTGAGAGAGAAGTGTTTGGACATCCGTATGGGCGAGTTGTTCAAGCATGGAAATCTGCGATGCATTGTTCTTGAATGCCATACCTACAATGGCGGGAGCTATGAGTGCGTGCCGTGCTGCATTTCCTTGCGGAAACTGTACGGCATCATAGTATTTAATCAGGATGAGCGGTTTTACACGATGTTCGGAGAGGGGCATAAAAATTGCGCCGAGGCGATGTTCTTCCATATAATTTTCGATATCTTTTTCCGTAACATTGTACCAGTGCGGATGAATAAGCCCTTCGTGCTGCCATCGCTTAATTGTTCCGAGGACGGAAGAAAAAGATATGCCGTTTCCGAGCGGTACATTGAGCAGGCCGGATAAGCCGTTTGTACTTGCCGCCGCTTTGATGAGGTCAGTATAGCCTTCGCTTCCTGCAAGCGATTCCGTAAT is from Treponema denticola and encodes:
- a CDS encoding PcfB family protein: MKEKKSKDVKKRPQTLCKIVLISVILVLIAAAAGIFGVVRYNDNRRLDVAYYGISESITNAIGGVLESPDNEILKKNYSQIRTVRLTEKDIRDIKRIAKKYDLLFTLNGRFASDAAQKSVPIPESVYNLFPASVRKAGKVNNTYKMLPLLLDHYELACYRTYRNEAALALPETFAGLESYLQTIKAYADYPLICAGKTDATLTAFVSAITESLAGSEGYTDLIKAAASTNGLSGLLNVPLGNGISFSSVLGTIKRWQHEGLIHPHWYNVTEKDIENYMEEHRLGAIFMPLSEHRVKPLILIKYYDAVQFPQGNAARHALIAPAIVGMAFKNNASQISMLEQLAHTDVQTLLSQNTKLAPASSRAEAHDVQADDVRFWAASCTDGPIQELGQAAFATQAQIAALAEEIRTYMENAD